From one Streptomyces mobaraensis genomic stretch:
- a CDS encoding TetR/AcrR family transcriptional regulator codes for MSPRKSAAEARSTRRRIIDRGIAIASVEGLEGLTLGRLATDLGMSKAGVLGHFGTKETLQLAVLEGASAVFAHAVWHPAEDAAPGLPRLRAVCEAWIGYLEHERAVFPGGCLFTTASVEFDARGGRVRDAVVRLSRVWRRRLAAEVRHAVAAGDLPAGTDPEQVTYELVGCYLALNQELQLLADPEAPARTRRALDRLLAPGTAGRPR; via the coding sequence ATGAGCCCACGCAAGTCCGCCGCCGAAGCCCGCTCCACCCGCCGGCGCATCATCGACCGCGGCATCGCGATCGCCTCGGTGGAGGGCCTGGAGGGGCTGACCCTCGGGCGGCTCGCCACCGACCTGGGCATGAGCAAGGCCGGTGTCCTCGGCCATTTCGGCACCAAGGAGACCCTCCAGCTCGCCGTTCTGGAGGGCGCCTCCGCGGTCTTCGCCCATGCCGTCTGGCACCCCGCCGAGGACGCCGCGCCGGGCCTGCCGCGGCTGCGCGCCGTGTGCGAGGCGTGGATCGGCTACCTGGAGCACGAGCGCGCCGTCTTCCCCGGCGGGTGCCTCTTCACCACCGCCTCCGTGGAGTTCGACGCCCGGGGCGGCCGGGTGCGCGACGCGGTGGTGCGTCTCAGCCGCGTCTGGCGCCGCCGCCTCGCGGCCGAGGTCCGCCACGCGGTCGCGGCCGGTGACCTGCCCGCCGGCACCGACCCCGAGCAGGTGACGTACGAACTCGTCGGCTGCTACCTCGCGCTCAACCAGGAGTTGCAGCTCCTCGCCGACCCGGAGGCCCCGGCCCGTACCCGCCGCGCCCTGGACCGGCTGCTCGCGCCGGGCACCGCGGGCCGTCCGCGGTGA